A genomic segment from Tachypleus tridentatus isolate NWPU-2018 unplaced genomic scaffold, ASM421037v1 Hic_cluster_2, whole genome shotgun sequence encodes:
- the LOC143242378 gene encoding LOW QUALITY PROTEIN: uncharacterized protein LOC143242378 (The sequence of the model RefSeq protein was modified relative to this genomic sequence to represent the inferred CDS: inserted 2 bases in 2 codons), with product MAERMSDYQAKQRIMNFNIFKLRFSSSPLIHVFIFFCLTATQAVKIIRLSVPRAVENGTDHVILDCEYNYTSNDLRLVVKWFFNDNLEPIYQWIPKLDSRHISSMLDGXLDLSYKVNSXDPYFYYRALYILRPTLEISGKYTCQVMSLAAHDQRNQRMIVYSPAKKFSISQNEVSNVENYVSCEASGLYPRPEISFRLIILRFTKRTWLQASKNTLT from the exons atggctgaaaggatgagtgaTTACCAGGCCAAACAAAgaataatgaattttaacatCTTTAAACTGCGTTTTTcaagttccccgctg atacatgtatttatttttttttgtttaacagcTACACAAGCTGTGAAGATTATTCGACTCTCGGTACCACGTGCAGTGGAGAACGGGACAGATCACGTGATCTTAGATTGTGAGTATAACTACACGTCAAATGACCTCCGATTAGTGGTGAAATGGTTCTTCAATGACAATCTCGAACCCATATACCAGTGGATTCCAAAACTGGACTCTCGACACATATCTTCAATGTTGGACG AACTGGATCTTTCGTACAAAGTCAATT CAGATCCGTACTTCTACTATCGGGCCCTCTATATTCTACGACCTACGTTAGAAATAAGTGGAAAATACACCTGTCAGGTGATGTCTTTGGCTGCTCACGATCAACGTAACCAGAGAATGATTGTGTATT CCCCAGCAAAGAAATTTTCCATCTCTCAAAACGAAGTTTCGAATGTAGAAAACTATGTATCTTGTGAAGCGAGTGGTTTATACCCTCGACCCGAGATCTCTTTCAGACTAATCATCCTGAGGTTTACGAAACGAACATGGCTCCAGGCTtctaaaaatacattaacataa